From a single Molothrus ater isolate BHLD 08-10-18 breed brown headed cowbird chromosome Z, BPBGC_Mater_1.1, whole genome shotgun sequence genomic region:
- the LOC118699846 gene encoding cytochrome c oxidase subunit 7C, mitochondrial, with protein MLSAGVRRFATSAIRRSHVEEGPGKNLPFSVDNKWRLLAMMCVFFGSGFGAPFFIVRHQLLKK; from the exons ATGCTGTCTGCCGGTGTCCGCCGCTTCGCCACCTCCGCCATCCGCCGCAGCCATGTTGAGGAGGGACCCGGGAAG aacCTCCCATTCTCTGTGGACAACAAGTGGAGGCTGCTGGCGATGATGTGTGTGTTCTTTGGGAGTGGATTTGGTGCCCCTTTCTTCATAGTCAGACACCAGCTCCTGAAGAAATGA